One segment of Massilia sp. Se16.2.3 DNA contains the following:
- a CDS encoding post-PEP-CTERM-1 domain-containing protein, translating to MRDAQTGQMRAATPQEIRALAPSRSSALRAPAQPALITHPGGSRQVRLGERSLVYSVVTRGPDGKLAEQCVQGAAAADKAVHAAQSAPAHTEEHSHDVR from the coding sequence GTGCGCGACGCCCAGACCGGCCAGATGCGCGCCGCCACGCCGCAGGAAATCCGCGCGCTGGCCCCAAGCCGCAGCAGCGCGCTGCGCGCGCCCGCACAACCTGCGCTCATCACCCATCCAGGCGGCAGCCGCCAGGTGCGGCTGGGCGAACGCAGCCTCGTGTATTCGGTCGTCACGCGCGGCCCCGATGGCAAGCTGGCCGAGCAATGCGTCCAGGGCGCGGCCGCCGCCGACAAGGCCGTCCATGCAGCGCAGAGCGCGCCAGCCCACACCGAGGAGCACAGCCATGATGTTCGCTAA
- a CDS encoding choice-of-anchor J family PEP-CTERM protein has product MKTLKSSLPSCLAAGAIALAMATPGAAHGAVEALNEGFDNVGGLSTWTLVNSSVPGGASWSQGNSDIFGSQSGAANSYAAASFLGTSDPLGVVDNWLITPVLSLTGVTNLTFWTRHEDIPGFSDLLEVRFASGAGGGTSAFTTLLGTIGGTGGYPADWSEWSSSLNIEGEGRFAFRYVGYANTLNYIGLDSVRVVTAVPEPSLYAMLALGLGALGFMRRKST; this is encoded by the coding sequence ATGAAAACTCTCAAGTCGTCCCTCCCCTCCTGCCTTGCGGCCGGCGCCATCGCGCTGGCGATGGCCACGCCCGGCGCTGCCCATGGGGCGGTCGAGGCGCTCAACGAAGGCTTCGACAACGTCGGCGGCCTGTCTACCTGGACCCTCGTCAACAGCAGCGTCCCGGGCGGCGCCAGCTGGTCGCAGGGCAACAGCGATATCTTCGGCTCGCAGTCGGGCGCCGCCAATTCCTATGCCGCCGCCAGCTTCCTCGGCACGAGCGACCCGCTCGGCGTGGTCGACAACTGGCTGATCACGCCCGTGCTGTCGCTGACCGGCGTGACCAACCTGACCTTCTGGACCCGGCATGAAGACATCCCCGGCTTCTCCGACCTGCTGGAAGTGCGTTTCGCTTCCGGGGCCGGCGGCGGCACCTCGGCCTTCACCACGCTGCTCGGCACCATTGGCGGCACCGGCGGCTACCCGGCTGACTGGAGCGAATGGAGCAGCAGCCTGAACATCGAGGGCGAAGGCCGTTTTGCCTTCCGCTATGTCGGCTATGCCAATACCCTGAACTACATTGGCCTTGATTCGGTCCGAGTAGTCACCGCCGTACCCGAACCGTCGCTCTACGCCATGCTGGCCCTCGGCCTGGGCGCACTGGGCTTCATGCGCCGCAAGTCGACCTGA
- a CDS encoding branched-chain amino acid ABC transporter permease yields MNRLLSGDLPRSRALSLLLLLIFLGLAAAPFLTSGARPLNTAATICVYIVLVASYDLLLGYTGIVSFAHTMFYGIGAYGIGLGLASVDEPTWSAALTGLGLALLVALALALVVGLFALRVRAIFYAMITLAVASSFAVLASQLSDFTGGEDGKTFSVPEVLTPGFTLLENEVFGRSIDGKLLTYYLVFFGCLLLFLFLLRLVNSPFGRVLQAIRENEFRAEALGYRTVVYRIWANCLAALVAALAGALMALWLRYVGPKTSLGFEVMTDILLIVVIGGMGTMYGAVVGAALFILAQNYLKELMAHGSSALEGVPVLAAALHPDRWMLWLGVLFVLSIYFFPIGIVGKLRLRSYLARR; encoded by the coding sequence CGGCCGCGCCCTTCCTGACTTCCGGCGCGCGCCCCCTCAACACGGCTGCCACCATCTGCGTCTACATCGTGCTGGTGGCCTCGTATGACCTGCTGCTGGGCTACACCGGCATCGTCTCGTTCGCGCACACGATGTTCTACGGGATCGGCGCCTACGGCATTGGCCTCGGCCTGGCGTCCGTCGACGAGCCGACCTGGTCGGCGGCGCTCACCGGCTTAGGGCTTGCCCTGCTGGTGGCCCTCGCCCTGGCGCTCGTGGTGGGCCTGTTCGCGCTGCGCGTGCGGGCGATCTTCTACGCCATGATCACGCTGGCGGTGGCGTCCTCGTTCGCGGTGCTGGCCTCGCAGCTGTCGGACTTCACCGGCGGCGAGGACGGCAAGACCTTCAGCGTACCCGAGGTACTCACGCCCGGCTTCACGCTGCTGGAAAATGAAGTGTTCGGACGTTCCATCGACGGCAAGCTGCTGACCTATTACCTGGTCTTCTTCGGCTGCCTGCTGCTCTTCCTGTTCCTGCTGCGCCTGGTGAATTCGCCATTCGGGCGGGTGCTGCAGGCGATCCGCGAAAACGAGTTCCGCGCCGAGGCCCTGGGCTACCGCACCGTCGTCTACCGCATCTGGGCCAACTGCCTGGCCGCGCTGGTGGCGGCGCTGGCCGGCGCCCTGATGGCCCTGTGGCTGCGCTATGTCGGGCCCAAGACTTCGCTCGGCTTCGAGGTGATGACCGACATCCTGCTGATCGTGGTCATCGGCGGCATGGGCACGATGTATGGCGCCGTGGTGGGTGCGGCGCTGTTCATCCTGGCGCAGAACTACCTGAAGGAACTGATGGCCCATGGCTCGAGCGCGCTCGAAGGCGTGCCCGTCCTGGCCGCGGCCCTGCATCCGGACCGCTGGATGCTCTGGCTGGGCGTGCTGTTCGTGCTGTCGATTTACTTCTTCCCGATCGGCATTGTCGGCAAGCTGCGCCTGCGCAGCTACCTGGCGCGGCGCTGA